The proteins below come from a single Papaver somniferum cultivar HN1 chromosome 11, ASM357369v1, whole genome shotgun sequence genomic window:
- the LOC113324874 gene encoding uncharacterized protein LOC113324874: protein MEPISNLRDTRKNPCIVIGDLNSSYTGMKKKEAISMSYIGNPFTWTNIIDGNDLILERIDRALTCYEWINIYNNAALYHLTDVGSDHCPVMLLTNNYFIVLEILSMGLGTEVITNFGNIGTQISNLEAQLSDLTGNSNIHNNNRVNELTQKLKYWYDIEDDFWRQKGKEYFLLNDDRNTA, encoded by the exons ATGGAACCCATAAGTAACCTAAGGGATACTCGTAAAAATCCTTGCATTGTCATAGGAGACTTAAATTCATCTTACACAGGGATGAAAAAGAAGGAGGCAATCAG CATGTCTTATATTGGTAATCCTTTCACTTGGACAAATATAATAGATGGAAATGATCTCATTCTTGAAAGGATAGATAGAGCCCTCACCTGTTATGAATGGATCAACATTTATAATAATGCTGCCCTTTATCATCTTACTGATGTAGGAAGTGACCACTGTCCTGTTATGCTTCTCACAAACAA TTATTTCATTGTCTTAGAAATACTAAGTATGGGCTTAGGCACTGAAGTTATCACCAATTTTGGAAATATAGGTACTCAAATATCAAATTTGGAAGCTCAACTTTCTGATCTTACTGGAAATAGTAATATACATAATAACAACAGGGTAAATGAGCTAACCCAAAAGCTCAAATATTGGTATGatattgaagatgatttttggaGACAAAAAGGTAAAGAATATTTCTTGCTTAATGATGATAGAAACACTGCTTAA